The Pseudomonas triclosanedens genome has a window encoding:
- a CDS encoding LysE family translocator produces MSIAWALFLPACFALNLAPGPNNLLSLNNAARFGLLRATLAGGGRLLAFAGMLALAASGLALVLQTSAWLFLAIKVVGAGYLLWLAIQLWRAPAANLGVDGAPAPTASLWRLVRQEFWVAAGNPKAILIFTAFLPQFVDPHQPVGVQFAQLGAAFLLLEWLAIALYGLAGVRLGKLLAGARVRRLFNRGCAALLGSAGLGLLLSRRPA; encoded by the coding sequence ATGAGCATTGCCTGGGCCCTGTTCCTCCCCGCCTGCTTCGCCCTGAACCTGGCGCCGGGACCGAACAACCTGCTGTCGCTGAACAACGCCGCGCGTTTCGGCCTGCTGCGGGCCACCCTCGCCGGCGGCGGGCGCCTGCTTGCCTTCGCCGGGATGCTGGCACTGGCGGCCTCGGGCCTGGCTCTGGTGCTGCAGACCTCGGCCTGGTTGTTCCTGGCGATCAAGGTGGTCGGCGCAGGCTACCTGCTGTGGCTCGCCATCCAGCTCTGGCGCGCACCGGCCGCCAACCTCGGTGTCGACGGCGCCCCGGCGCCAACCGCCAGCCTCTGGCGCCTGGTTCGCCAGGAGTTCTGGGTAGCCGCCGGTAATCCCAAGGCGATTCTCATCTTCACCGCCTTCCTGCCGCAGTTCGTCGACCCGCACCAGCCTGTGGGTGTCCAGTTCGCCCAACTTGGCGCAGCCTTCCTGCTGCTGGAATGGCTCGCCATTGCCCTCTACGGGCTCGCCGGGGTCCGCCTCGGCAAGCTGCTCGCCGGCGCACGCGTCCGGCGTCTGTTCAACCGTGGTTGTGCCGCGCTGCTGGGCAGCGCCGGGCTGGGCCTGCTGCTCAGCCGCCGTCCGGCCTGA
- a CDS encoding aminotransferase class V-fold PLP-dependent enzyme, with protein sequence MSIPSPWRSDFPALAAFEAEGQTYLDSAATAQKPRAMIDALAGYYTSGAANVHRAQHLPGERATRAFEATRTLAANWLNGGSPAQIIFTRGATEALNLLAYGLESQFQAGDEIAISALEHHANLLPWQQLAQRRGLKLVVLPLDSTGRVDLNRAAGLIGPRTRLLAVSQLSNVLGTWQPLPDLLQMARQHGALTVVDGAQGVVHGRHNLSALGCDFYVCSSHKLYGPDGLGLLWGRPQALERLAHWQFGGEMVRVADYFDAQFHNAPIGFEAGTPAIGAVIGLGATLDWLGGQDGAEVAAHEDLLHARLLAGLRARDGVLVLGEPEVALASFTVEGVHVADLGHLLTEQGIAVRAGHHCAMPLMKTLDVAGALRVSLGLYNDGSDLERFFNALDGALELLR encoded by the coding sequence ATGTCCATTCCCTCGCCCTGGCGCTCCGACTTCCCGGCCCTCGCCGCCTTCGAGGCAGAAGGCCAGACCTACCTCGACAGCGCTGCCACCGCGCAGAAACCGCGCGCCATGATCGACGCCCTGGCCGGCTACTACACCAGCGGCGCCGCCAACGTGCATCGCGCCCAACACCTGCCCGGCGAACGCGCCACCCGCGCCTTCGAGGCGACCCGCACCCTTGCGGCCAACTGGCTCAATGGTGGCAGCCCGGCTCAGATCATCTTCACCCGTGGCGCCACCGAAGCGCTGAACCTGCTGGCCTACGGGCTGGAAAGCCAGTTCCAGGCGGGCGACGAAATCGCCATCAGCGCCCTGGAACACCACGCCAACCTGCTGCCCTGGCAGCAACTGGCGCAGCGCCGCGGCCTGAAGCTGGTGGTGCTCCCGCTGGACAGCACCGGGCGCGTCGACCTGAACCGCGCCGCCGGCCTGATCGGCCCGCGCACCCGGCTGCTCGCCGTCAGCCAGTTGTCCAACGTGCTCGGCACCTGGCAGCCATTGCCGGATCTGCTGCAGATGGCCCGACAGCATGGTGCGCTGACCGTCGTGGATGGCGCCCAGGGCGTAGTACACGGACGGCACAACCTGTCGGCGCTGGGCTGCGACTTCTACGTCTGCTCCAGCCACAAGCTCTACGGGCCGGACGGACTGGGCCTGCTCTGGGGCCGCCCGCAAGCGCTGGAGCGCCTGGCGCACTGGCAGTTCGGCGGCGAGATGGTTCGCGTGGCGGACTACTTCGACGCCCAGTTTCACAACGCGCCCATCGGCTTCGAAGCCGGCACCCCCGCTATCGGCGCGGTGATCGGCCTCGGCGCCACCCTGGACTGGCTCGGAGGGCAGGACGGCGCTGAAGTCGCCGCCCACGAAGACCTGCTCCACGCCCGCCTGCTTGCCGGACTGCGTGCCCGCGACGGCGTACTGGTACTGGGCGAACCGGAAGTGGCGCTGGCCAGCTTCACGGTCGAAGGTGTGCACGTCGCCGACCTCGGCCACCTGCTCACCGAACAGGGTATCGCCGTGCGCGCCGGCCACCACTGCGCCATGCCGCTGATGAAGACCCTGGACGTCGCCGGCGCCCTGCGCGTCTCCCTCGGCCTGTACAACGACGGCAGCGACCTGGAACGCTTCTTCAATGCCCTCGATGGCGCGCTGGAGCTGCTGCGATGA
- the dapD gene encoding 2,3,4,5-tetrahydropyridine-2,6-dicarboxylate N-succinyltransferase, whose protein sequence is MSKSLFSLAFGVGTQNRQGNWLEVFYAQPLLNPSAELVAAITPLLNYEGGNQAIAFTAHQAYQLADAVESVDAAQAALLNRLAESQKPLVATLLAEDAALSSTPEAYLKLHLLSHRLAKPHGLNLTGIFPLLPNVAWTNQGAVDLTELAELQLEARLKGKLLEVFSVDKFPKMTDYVVPAGVRIADTARVRLGAYIGEGTTVMHEGFVNFNAGTAGPGMIEGRVSAGVFVGKGSDLGGGCSTMGTLSGGGNIVISVGEGCLIGANAGIGIPLGDRNIVESGLYITAGTKVAVLDDQNNLVKVVKARDLAGQADLLFRRNSQTGAVECKTNKTAIELNEALHAHN, encoded by the coding sequence ATGTCGAAATCCCTGTTCAGCCTGGCCTTCGGTGTCGGCACCCAGAACCGCCAGGGCAACTGGCTGGAAGTCTTCTACGCGCAGCCGCTGCTGAACCCCAGCGCCGAACTGGTCGCCGCCATCACCCCGCTGCTGAACTACGAAGGCGGCAACCAGGCGATCGCCTTCACCGCCCACCAGGCCTATCAGTTGGCCGACGCTGTCGAGAGCGTGGACGCTGCCCAGGCAGCTCTGCTGAACCGCCTGGCCGAGAGCCAGAAGCCGCTGGTCGCCACCCTGCTGGCAGAAGACGCCGCCCTCAGCTCCACCCCCGAGGCCTACCTCAAGCTGCACCTGCTGTCCCACCGCCTGGCCAAGCCCCACGGCCTCAACCTGACCGGCATCTTCCCGCTGCTGCCGAACGTCGCCTGGACCAACCAGGGCGCCGTCGACCTGACCGAACTGGCCGAACTGCAACTGGAAGCACGCCTCAAAGGCAAGCTGCTGGAAGTCTTCTCGGTGGACAAGTTCCCGAAGATGACCGACTACGTAGTGCCGGCTGGTGTGCGCATCGCCGACACCGCCCGTGTACGCCTGGGCGCCTACATCGGTGAAGGCACCACTGTGATGCACGAAGGCTTCGTCAACTTCAATGCCGGCACCGCAGGCCCCGGCATGATCGAAGGCCGCGTCTCCGCTGGCGTGTTCGTCGGCAAGGGCTCTGACCTTGGCGGCGGCTGCTCCACCATGGGCACCCTGTCCGGCGGCGGCAACATCGTCATCAGCGTAGGCGAGGGCTGCCTGATCGGCGCCAACGCTGGTATCGGCATCCCGCTGGGCGACCGCAACATCGTCGAGTCCGGCCTGTACATCACCGCCGGCACCAAGGTCGCCGTGCTGGACGACCAGAACAACCTGGTCAAAGTGGTCAAGGCGCGCGACCTGGCCGGCCAGGCCGACCTGCTGTTCCGCCGCAACTCCCAGACCGGTGCGGTCGAGTGCAAGACCAACAAGACCGCGATCGAGCTGAACGAAGCGCTGCACGCACACAACTAA
- a CDS encoding SufE family protein, whose product MTLPSAAEKALLAFTALGGWEQRARLLMQWGDSLEPLSDIERSDEQRVHGCESNVWLVAEPRAGRWHFRAYSDARLLRGLLALLLARVDGLPAEELSAIDLPGWFEQLGLGRQLSPSRSNGLNAVLRRMQELIGT is encoded by the coding sequence ATGACCCTGCCAAGCGCTGCCGAAAAAGCGCTGCTGGCCTTCACCGCGCTGGGCGGCTGGGAACAGCGCGCACGCCTGCTGATGCAGTGGGGAGATAGCCTGGAACCACTGAGCGACATCGAACGCAGCGACGAACAGCGCGTGCACGGCTGCGAGAGCAATGTCTGGCTGGTCGCCGAACCCCGCGCCGGCCGCTGGCACTTCCGCGCCTATAGCGACGCCCGCCTGCTGCGCGGCCTGCTGGCGCTGTTGCTGGCCCGGGTTGACGGCCTGCCGGCGGAGGAGCTGTCCGCCATCGATCTGCCAGGCTGGTTCGAGCAACTGGGCCTGGGCCGGCAACTGTCGCCATCACGCAGCAACGGGCTGAATGCCGTGCTGAGGCGGATGCAGGAGCTGATCGGCACCTGA